A single genomic interval of Melitaea cinxia chromosome 18, ilMelCinx1.1, whole genome shotgun sequence harbors:
- the LOC123662065 gene encoding HIV Tat-specific factor 1 homolog, giving the protein MDKPEKPAKTGFVIKLSCETVQKLTEEEEKSKVIKEDDTIDTFKKLPKEQTEVKSDENVQCQMSVSTKPEPTETITEAKSADDKESPKTQTDDSLNKTNNENADTTSMEEIYGNYAPYITYVNDEAIYTDPTTQQKFTWNKDTNSWTPKEGEVPGRTYSYENDTHVYTEADGSKFFWDNEKKAWIPKVDDEFLAFYQMAYGFVNNTAKEEVKTDKKKEVEKKSAAGVKRKNDPEWFEQADEKNTKVYVSNLPLDLTEEEFVDLMQKCGLVERDPSSQKMKVKLYRDKEQDCFKGDALCTYIKIESVDLALKLLDGSDFKGNKIRVERAHFQMKGKYNPALKPKKKKKKELEKIKKMQQKLFDWRPEKFIGERSKHEKVVIVKNLFHPSDFDNDVQLILDYQQDLREECSKCGEVRKVVIYDRHPEGVAQISMKEPEQADAVIQLINGRWFGKRQITAETWDGRTKYRIAETDAALNQRINKWDEFLEGEEGAKKKPEEDVSKTSEINPVKKNVTEQDKDL; this is encoded by the coding sequence ATGGATAAACCCGAAAAACCTGCGAAGACAGGATTTGTTATTAAACTTTCCTGCGAAACTGTTCAGAAACTAACTGAAGAAGAAGAGAAAAGTAAAGTTATTAAAGAAGATGACACCATCGATACATTCAAAAAACTGCCGAAAGAGCAAACTGAAGTAAAAAGCGATGAAAATGTTCAATGTCAAATGTCTGTATCAACTAAACCTGAACCAACAGAAACCATTACGGAAGCTAAATCCGCAGACGATAAAGAAAGTCCAAAAACACAGACTGATGATTCATTAAATAAGACTAATAATGAAAATGCTGACACTACTTCTATGGAAGAAATTTATGGTAACTATGCCCCATATATAACTTATGTAAACGATGAGGCCATTTATACAGATCCTACAACTCAACAAAAATTTACGTGGAATAAGGACACCAACTCTTGGACTCCTAAAGAAGGTGAAGTGCCTGGAAGGACTTACAGTTATGAAAATGATACCCATGTGTACACTGAAGCAGATGGTTCAAAATTCTTTTGGGATAACGAGAAGAAGGCTTGGATACCAAAAGTAGATGATGAATTTTTAGCCTTTTACCAAATGGCTTACGGTTTCGTTAACAATACAGCTAAAGAAGAagtaaaaacagataaaaagaaggaggtagaaaaaaaatctgcaGCGGGAGTAAAAAGAAAGAATGATCCTGAATGGTTTGAGCAAGCTGATGAGAAAAATACAAAAGTCTATGTATCTAACTTACCATTAGATTTGACTGAGGAAGAATTTGTAGATCTAATGCAGAAGTGTGGACTCGTTGAACGAGACCCAAGTTCACAGAAAATGAAGGTTAAACTGTATAGAGATAAAGAACAAGACTGTTTTAAGGGAGATGCCCTCTGCACATACATCAAAATTGAGTCTGTAGATCTTGCACTCAAGTTACTTGACGGCAGTGACTTCAAAGGTAACAAAATAAGAGTAGAAAGAGCACACTTCCAAATGAAAGGTAAATACAATCCAGCTCTCAAAccaaagaagaaaaagaaaaaagagttggaaaaaataaagaaaatgcaACAGAAGTTGTTTGATTGGAGACCGGAAAAGTTTATCGGAGAACGATCAAAACATGAAAAAGTTGTTATCGTTAAAAATCTCTTTCATCCGTCTGATTTTGATAATGATGTGCAACTTATACTTGATTACCAGCAGGATTTAAGAGAGGAGTGCAGTAAGTGCGGAGAGGTTAGAAAGGTTGTGATATACGACAGGCACCCTGAGGGAGTAGCTCAGATCTCTATGAAAGAGCCTGAACAAGCAGACGCCGTCATTCAACTTATCAATGGTAGGTGGTTTGGTAAACGGCAGATTACAGCCGAAACCTGGGATGGTCGTACTAAATACAGAATAGCTGAGACTGATGCTGCTTTAAATCAAAGGATCAATAAATGGGATGAGTTTTTGGAGGGAGAAGAGGGAGCTAAAAAGAAACCAGAAGAGGACGTTTCAAAAACGTCAGAAATAAATCCCGTGAAAAAGAATGTAACAGAACAAGataaagatttataa